A single window of Sphaerodactylus townsendi isolate TG3544 linkage group LG03, MPM_Stown_v2.3, whole genome shotgun sequence DNA harbors:
- the TEKT3 gene encoding tektin-3, whose translation MELVGSTLTATYAHPRPTPSNFLPAISTMASSYKNRFPHYSLTHSLSLPWRPSTYYKVAAITPTLAPFSQSSQGLTPSKMLPFVSNRTALFTRYTPDDWYRSNLTNYKESETSRHGAERLRVDTSRMIQDKEQQTRKSQTETTKNLGERVNDIIFWKTELNHEVDEMIGETNALTDMKKRLDRALAETEGPLQVAEECLLHREKRMGIDLVHDDVEKQLLTEVDVIHSCQERMRRHLNKAIAQLASDRAAQHELEKDLTDKQAAHRIDDKCHHLRNTSDGISYYRGVERVDATISVPESWAKFTDDNILRSQSERAASSKLRDDIETLLVVTANEMWNQFNKANVAFTNRISETADAKNKIQTHLAKTLQEIFQTEMTIEAIQKSIRDKGCSLKVAQTRLDERTRRPNVELCRDSAQLRLVNEVYEIDDTVQSLQQRLRDAEDTLQALVHTKANLEHELAVKANSLFIDQEKCMGMRKTFPNTLRLVGYI comes from the exons ATGGAGCTGGTAGGATCTACCCTGACAGCAACATATGCCCACCCTAGACCAACACCCTCAAATTTTCTGCCAGCCATCAGCACTATGGCATCAAGCTATAAGAATCGATTTCCTCACTACTCTTTGACCCATAGCTTAAGTCTCCCTTGGAGACCCAGCACCTATTATAAAGTCGCTGCAATCACTCCAACTTTGGCACCTTTCTCACAGAGTTCTCAGGGACTCACTCCAAGCAAAATGCTCCCCTTTGTTTCCAACAGAACAGCACTCTTTACTAGATACACCCCAGATGACTGGTATAGATCTAATCTGACAAACTACAAGGAATCAGAAACTTCACggcatggggctgagagactgaGGGTGGATACCTCTCGCATGATCCAGGACAAAGAACAACAAACTAGGAAATCtcaaacagaaacaacaaaaaatctGGGAGAACGAGTCAATGACATAATATTTTGGAAAACTGAACTCAACCATGAGGTAGATGAAAtgattggggaaacaaatgccCTAACAGATATGAAAAAACGACTGGACAGAGCATTGGCAGAAACAGAAGGACCACTCCAG GTAGCTGAGGAATGTCTGCTTCATCGAGAGAAGAGAATGGGCATTGATCTTGTTCATGACGATGTGGAGAAACAACTACTGACA GAGGTTGATGTCATCCATTCATGCCAAGAAAGAATGAGAAGACACTTGAATAAGGCGATAGCCCAGCTTGC GTCTGATAGGGCAGCCCAACATGAGTTGGAGAAAGACCTGACTGACAAGCAGGCAGCTCACCGAATTGATGACAAATGTCACCATCTCAGGAATACATCTGATGGCATCAGCTATTACCGAGGTGTGGAACGAGTTGATGCTAC GATTTCGGTGCCAGAATCTTGGGCCAAGTTCACTGACGATAACATTCTACGCTCCCAGAGCGAGAGGGCTgcctcctccaaactcagggatGATATTGAAACACTGCTGGTAGTAACTGCCAATGAGATGTGGAACCAGTTCAACAAAGCCAATGTTGCCTTTACCAACCGCATCTCTGAAACAGCAGATGCCAAGAACAAGATTCAGACTCATCTGGCGAAG ACTCTACAGGAGATCTTTCAGACAGAGATGACCATAGAAGCAATTCAAAAGTCCATTAGGGATAAAGGGTGTTCATTGAAGGTAGCTCAGACACGCCTGGATGAGCGCACTCGTAGACCCAATGTAGAACTCTGCCGGGATTCTGCTCAATTACG CCTTGTTAATGAAGTATATGAAATAGATGATACAGTCCAGAGCCTTCAGCAGAGGCTAAGAGATGCAGAAGATACACTCCAGGCACTGGTCCACACCAAAGCCAATTTGGAGCATGAGCTAGCTGTCAAAGCAAATTCACTCTTCATTGATCAAGAGAAATGCATGGGTATGAGGAAGACCTTTCCCAACACATTGAGGCTGGTGGGATACATTTAG